One genomic window of Pseudomonadota bacterium includes the following:
- the acs gene encoding acetate--CoA ligase, with protein sequence MTDDNVYPVTGDWASRAWVDNDKYLEMYQRSIDDPEGFWGEHGERVHWIEPFTKVKNTSYDGDVSIKWFEDGKLNVSANCLDRHLANRANQTAIIWEPDDPNEDALYLSYRDVFEETCRMANALKELGAKRGDRITIYMPMIPEAAYAMLACTRIGAIHSVVFGGFSPDSLANRIQDCDSNIVITADEGLRGGRKVPLKVNMDEALKTCPSVTASLVVRRTGADVAMQDGRDHWWHDMRESVEHECPAEVMGAEDPLFILYTSGSTGKPKGVLHTTGGYIVYASMTHQYVFDYHDGDIYWCTADVGWVTGHSYIVYGPLANGATTLMFEGVPNYPDASRHWQVIDKHKVNIYYTAPTAIRALMREGDDPVTKTSRQTLRLLGSVGEPINPEAWEWYYRVVGDGRCPIVDTWWQTETGGILITPLPGATKLKPGSATRPFFGVKPAIVNNDGEAQVGACEGNLVMLDSWPGQMRTVYGDHERFIQTYFSTYPGRYFTGDGARRDDDGFYWITGRVDDVLNVSGHRMGTAEVESALVAHPKVAEAAVVGAPHDIKGQGIYAYVTLNLGEDPSDELHKELVQWVRKEIGPIASPDWLQWAPGLPKTRSGKIMRRILRKIAENDFGNLGDTSTLADPGVVDDLVDNRQNR encoded by the coding sequence ATGACCGACGACAACGTCTATCCGGTGACCGGGGATTGGGCCAGCCGCGCCTGGGTCGATAACGACAAATATCTGGAGATGTACCAGCGATCGATCGACGACCCCGAGGGGTTCTGGGGCGAGCACGGCGAGCGCGTCCACTGGATCGAGCCTTTTACCAAGGTCAAGAACACCAGCTATGACGGCGATGTCTCCATCAAGTGGTTCGAAGATGGCAAGCTGAACGTTTCGGCCAACTGCCTCGACCGGCACCTGGCCAACCGGGCCAATCAGACCGCGATCATCTGGGAGCCTGACGACCCGAACGAAGACGCGCTTTACCTCTCCTATCGCGATGTGTTCGAGGAGACCTGCCGCATGGCGAACGCGCTCAAAGAGCTGGGCGCCAAGAGGGGTGACAGGATCACGATCTATATGCCGATGATCCCCGAAGCCGCATACGCCATGCTGGCCTGCACGCGGATCGGTGCCATCCATTCCGTGGTGTTTGGCGGTTTTTCGCCGGACTCGCTCGCCAACCGCATCCAGGATTGCGATTCCAACATCGTCATTACAGCGGACGAAGGTCTGCGCGGCGGGCGCAAGGTGCCGCTGAAGGTCAACATGGACGAGGCGCTGAAGACCTGCCCCTCGGTCACGGCGTCTCTGGTGGTCCGGCGGACCGGCGCCGATGTCGCTATGCAGGACGGCCGCGACCACTGGTGGCACGACATGCGCGAAAGCGTCGAGCACGAGTGCCCGGCCGAAGTGATGGGTGCCGAAGATCCGCTCTTCATCCTCTATACCTCGGGCTCGACCGGCAAACCGAAAGGTGTCCTGCACACCACGGGCGGTTACATCGTCTACGCGTCGATGACGCATCAGTACGTTTTCGATTATCACGACGGTGATATCTACTGGTGCACGGCCGACGTCGGCTGGGTCACCGGTCACAGCTACATCGTCTATGGTCCGCTTGCCAACGGCGCGACGACCTTGATGTTCGAAGGCGTGCCGAACTATCCGGACGCCTCGCGTCACTGGCAGGTCATCGACAAGCACAAGGTCAACATCTACTACACCGCGCCGACGGCGATCCGCGCGCTGATGCGCGAAGGCGACGATCCCGTCACGAAGACCAGCCGCCAGACCCTGCGCCTTCTCGGCAGCGTCGGCGAACCGATCAATCCGGAGGCATGGGAATGGTACTACCGCGTCGTCGGCGATGGCCGCTGCCCGATCGTCGACACGTGGTGGCAGACCGAGACCGGCGGCATCCTGATTACACCGTTGCCGGGCGCGACCAAGTTGAAGCCGGGTTCGGCGACCCGGCCGTTCTTCGGCGTCAAGCCGGCGATCGTGAACAACGACGGCGAGGCCCAGGTCGGCGCCTGTGAAGGCAATCTGGTGATGCTGGATTCCTGGCCCGGTCAGATGCGCACGGTCTACGGCGACCACGAACGGTTCATACAAACCTACTTCTCGACCTATCCCGGCCGCTACTTTACCGGCGACGGTGCGCGCCGCGACGATGACGGTTTCTATTGGATTACGGGGCGGGTCGACGATGTGTTGAACGTTTCCGGCCACCGTATGGGGACGGCCGAAGTCGAAAGCGCGCTGGTCGCCCATCCCAAGGTCGCCGAGGCCGCCGTTGTCGGCGCGCCGCACGACATCAAGGGTCAGGGCATCTACGCCTATGTCACCTTGAACCTCGGCGAAGATCCCAGCGACGAGCTGCACAAGGAACTGGTCCAGTGGGTCAGAAAGGAGATCGGCCCGATCGCCTCGCCCGACTGGCTGCAGTGGGCGCCTGGCCTGCCCAAAACCCGGTCAGGCAAAATCATGCGACGGATCTTGCGCAAGATCGCCGAGAATGACTTCGGCAATCTGGGCGACACGTCGACACTGGCTGATCCCGGCGTCGTCGACGACCTCGTCGACAACCGCCAGAACCGCTGA
- a CDS encoding peptidase, whose product MKKVSFSHMADGTAEDYRIIAEATAKSSGPVADDLLALLQVNERVDFGFNVTRLEHALQSATHAFQDNQDEDMVVAALMHDIADTIAPFNHAETAAAILRPYVSERAAWVVEHHGLFQTYYYNHFFGRDRNVRDRLRGHPHFQACVDFCEKYDQNAFDPNFESMPIEAFEPMVRRVFARTPDFFADANSSAA is encoded by the coding sequence GTGAAGAAGGTGAGCTTCTCGCACATGGCCGACGGCACGGCCGAGGACTATCGCATCATTGCCGAGGCCACCGCCAAGTCGAGCGGACCGGTGGCCGACGACCTCCTGGCGCTCTTGCAGGTCAACGAGCGCGTCGACTTCGGATTCAATGTGACGCGCCTGGAGCACGCGCTGCAGTCGGCGACCCACGCCTTCCAGGACAATCAGGACGAAGACATGGTCGTCGCGGCATTGATGCACGACATCGCCGACACCATCGCGCCCTTCAACCACGCGGAGACGGCCGCCGCGATCCTGAGGCCCTATGTCTCGGAGCGCGCCGCCTGGGTCGTCGAACACCACGGGCTATTCCAGACCTATTACTACAATCACTTCTTCGGCCGCGATCGCAATGTGCGCGACCGCCTCAGGGGCCATCCACACTTTCAGGCTTGCGTCGACTTCTGCGAGAAGTACGACCAGAACGCCTTCGACCCAAACTTCGAGTCGATGCCAATTGAAGCTTTCGAGCCGATGGTTCGCCGCGTGTTCGCCCGCACGCCCGACTTCTTCGCCGACGCCAACAGCAGCGCGGCTTAG
- the speB gene encoding agmatinase, with protein MTNERGDFAFRAPSLYGTADDFTYAGAMSFLRRRYTRDLAGVDVVVSGIPYDLGTSNRPGSRFGPRAIRQASTHMSWGPQWPYDFDPMHRLAVIDWGDHAFDIGYPDRMMSSVETNTRGFFEAGCFPMTMGGDHFVTYPLLRAAAKHHGKGLSLIHFDAHTDTSRTDNLNHGSMFYHATKDGLIDPARSIHMGIRMHVSYKDGFNVIDGWQMQRRSVDDIGAQIRDVVGDNKAYVTFDIDFLDPAYAPGTGTPVVGGPTTTVALDVLRQLKGLDLIGMDLVEVAPEYDVGEVTSLAGASIMYQMLHVLAVDRPVMIETDDGG; from the coding sequence ATGACGAACGAACGGGGTGACTTCGCATTCAGGGCACCATCGCTCTACGGCACGGCTGACGACTTCACCTATGCCGGCGCGATGTCGTTTTTGCGCCGCCGTTACACCCGCGACTTGGCCGGTGTCGATGTGGTGGTGTCCGGCATTCCCTATGACCTCGGCACATCGAACCGGCCCGGCAGCCGTTTCGGGCCGCGCGCCATCCGCCAGGCCTCGACCCACATGTCCTGGGGGCCGCAATGGCCTTATGACTTTGATCCCATGCATCGTCTTGCCGTTATCGACTGGGGCGATCATGCCTTCGACATCGGCTACCCCGACCGCATGATGTCTTCGGTCGAAACCAACACCCGTGGTTTTTTCGAAGCCGGGTGTTTCCCCATGACCATGGGTGGCGACCACTTCGTGACCTACCCGCTGCTGCGCGCCGCCGCCAAACACCACGGCAAGGGCCTGTCGCTGATCCACTTCGACGCCCACACCGACACGTCGCGCACCGACAACCTGAACCACGGTTCCATGTTCTATCACGCGACCAAGGACGGGCTGATCGACCCCGCGCGCTCGATCCACATGGGGATCCGCATGCATGTCAGCTACAAGGATGGCTTCAACGTCATCGACGGCTGGCAGATGCAGCGGCGTTCCGTTGACGACATCGGCGCGCAGATCCGTGACGTCGTCGGCGACAACAAGGCCTATGTCACCTTCGACATCGACTTTCTGGATCCCGCCTATGCGCCGGGCACCGGTACGCCCGTGGTCGGCGGGCCGACGACGACCGTGGCGCTCGACGTGCTGCGCCAGCTCAAGGGCCTCGACCTTATCGGCATGGACCTTGTGGAGGTTGCGCCGGAGTACGATGTCGGAGAGGTCACGTCGCTGGCCGGCGCCTCGATCATGTACCAGATGCTGCACGTTCTAGCCGTCGACCGACCGGTCATGATCGAGACGGACGACGGCGGCTAA
- a CDS encoding creatininase family protein has product MQLHLSTWQEVETYLKRSTGIILPIGSTEQHGPNGLIGTDAICPEVVAKGLGEAADAMVAPTISVGIAQHHLGFSGSMCLRPSTLIAVMRDSVMSLAKHGFDRFFFLNGHGGNIATIHAGFAEIYSDISLEAWDNKRPIRLTSRNWWDGKGVGQLGKKLYGDDEGDHATCSEVSLTQYAYPEAIKNVNFEARAPAYSGIHDADDYRRRYPDGRIGSLPSLSTPEHGRQFYETAVKELAVTYQKFLDEA; this is encoded by the coding sequence ATGCAGCTGCACTTGAGTACCTGGCAGGAGGTCGAGACCTACCTGAAGCGTTCGACCGGTATCATCCTGCCAATCGGCTCGACCGAGCAGCATGGCCCCAACGGCCTGATCGGCACCGACGCGATCTGCCCCGAAGTGGTCGCCAAAGGCCTGGGTGAAGCGGCCGACGCCATGGTTGCGCCGACCATCTCCGTCGGCATCGCCCAGCATCACTTGGGTTTCTCGGGCTCCATGTGCCTTCGCCCCTCGACCCTGATCGCCGTTATGCGCGATTCCGTCATGTCGCTCGCCAAGCACGGCTTCGACCGGTTCTTCTTCCTGAACGGTCACGGCGGCAACATCGCGACCATCCACGCCGGGTTCGCCGAGATCTATTCCGACATCAGCCTCGAAGCGTGGGACAACAAGCGGCCGATCCGCCTGACGTCGCGCAACTGGTGGGACGGCAAGGGCGTCGGCCAACTGGGCAAGAAACTCTATGGCGACGACGAGGGCGATCACGCCACCTGCAGCGAGGTATCGCTGACCCAGTACGCCTATCCGGAAGCGATCAAGAACGTGAACTTCGAGGCACGCGCGCCGGCCTATTCGGGCATTCACGACGCCGACGACTACCGGCGGCGCTATCCCGACGGGCGCATCGGCAGCCTGCCGTCCCTGTCGACGCCGGAGCACGGCCGGCAGTTCTACGAGACCGCGGTCAAGGAACTGGCTGTCACGTATCAGAAGTTCCTCGACGAGGCATGA
- a CDS encoding methyltransferase domain-containing protein has translation MSHDNEYHDAMIAVLELIWGEGFMAPGGKGNVDRMVAGLDLQGKRVLDIGCGIGGPAIVLARDHDAHVTGTDLEAPLVAKAVAYGKAAGVADRLDFQTVEAGPLPFDDASFDVVFSSGAFTQIEDKEGMFAECLRVLKPGGWVTVYDWLKAPGDYSEAMRYWFKMEGLTYAMRTLEEYKAVLRAAGLVDVMVEDASPWYRREVREEYERLKGPFYGRMVELIGKDDADYFVENWRAMMVVCESGEMLQGYSRGRAPA, from the coding sequence GTGAGCCACGACAACGAATACCACGACGCCATGATCGCCGTCCTGGAGTTGATCTGGGGCGAAGGGTTCATGGCGCCGGGCGGCAAGGGCAATGTCGACCGCATGGTCGCGGGCCTCGATCTTCAGGGTAAGCGGGTGCTGGATATTGGCTGCGGCATCGGCGGTCCGGCGATCGTGCTGGCGCGCGACCACGACGCCCACGTCACCGGCACCGACCTGGAAGCGCCGCTGGTCGCCAAGGCCGTAGCCTACGGCAAAGCGGCCGGCGTCGCGGACAGGCTCGACTTCCAGACGGTTGAGGCCGGTCCCCTGCCGTTCGACGACGCCAGCTTCGATGTCGTGTTCAGCTCCGGCGCCTTTACCCAGATCGAGGACAAGGAAGGTATGTTCGCCGAATGCCTGCGCGTTCTGAAACCGGGCGGCTGGGTCACCGTCTACGACTGGCTGAAGGCGCCGGGCGACTATAGCGAGGCCATGCGTTACTGGTTCAAGATGGAAGGTCTGACCTATGCCATGCGCACGCTGGAGGAGTACAAAGCGGTGCTGAGAGCGGCGGGCCTGGTGGACGTCATGGTCGAAGACGCCTCGCCCTGGTACCGGCGCGAGGTTCGCGAAGAATATGAAAGACTCAAGGGCCCGTTCTACGGCCGCATGGTCGAACTGATCGGCAAAGATGACGCCGACTATTTCGTCGAGAACTGGCGCGCCATGATGGTCGTCTGCGAATCCGGTGAGATGCTCCAGGGTTACAGCCGCGGCCGCGCGCCTGCCTGA
- a CDS encoding SDR family NAD(P)-dependent oxidoreductase, with the protein MTHTALVTGGNRGIGLETCRQLAAAGHKVFLGSRDPQSGEAAAQDLRDQDLDVTAVALDVADDQSVEACAAALKPQGAEVDMLINNAGFLAEGELLSGPDAMVEAIDVNLMGPLRTARAFMPGMAKRGWGRVVNVSSNWGSFAAGLEGPPAYAITKAALNALTVRLAREAGDGVKVNSIDPGWVQTRMGGAGAIRTVEQGADTAVWLATLPDDGPTGGFFFDREPTDW; encoded by the coding sequence ATGACGCACACAGCCTTGGTCACCGGCGGCAACCGCGGCATCGGGCTGGAAACCTGCCGCCAGCTTGCCGCAGCGGGCCATAAGGTCTTTCTCGGTTCTCGCGATCCCCAATCGGGCGAGGCGGCGGCCCAGGACTTGCGCGATCAGGATCTGGACGTCACAGCGGTCGCGCTGGATGTGGCCGATGATCAATCGGTCGAGGCTTGCGCCGCGGCGCTCAAGCCCCAGGGCGCCGAGGTCGACATGCTGATCAATAACGCCGGCTTTCTTGCCGAGGGCGAGCTTCTGTCGGGCCCCGACGCCATGGTGGAAGCCATCGACGTCAACCTGATGGGGCCGCTCAGAACGGCGCGTGCCTTCATGCCGGGCATGGCCAAGCGCGGCTGGGGCCGGGTGGTCAACGTGTCCTCGAACTGGGGTTCGTTTGCCGCCGGTCTGGAAGGACCGCCGGCCTACGCCATCACGAAAGCAGCCTTGAATGCGCTGACCGTCCGCCTTGCCCGCGAGGCCGGCGACGGCGTCAAGGTCAATAGCATCGATCCGGGCTGGGTTCAGACCCGCATGGGTGGCGCAGGCGCGATCCGCACGGTCGAACAAGGCGCTGATACGGCGGTCTGGCTTGCCACGCTGCCTGATGACGGTCCGACCGGCGGCTTCTTTTTCGACCGTGAACCGACCGACTGGTAA
- a CDS encoding Ldh family oxidoreductase, whose product MPIVAADRLRHLAEDTLRAAGASHAVAVTVATHLVECNMRGVDSHGVNRIPSYLELIASGFIDAHAEPVLHGQEGNVLRVNGAGGFGIAAMELAAEQLPATVSGSGIAAAAITNCGHTGRIGAYADSLAEHGMVAIILGGGGHQEWPAVAPFGGARGLLGTNPYAFAMPGGQHGNVVVDFATSATAQGKLAVARAEGKAAPPGHILDRDGQPTSDVDAFYAGGAILPAAGPKGYGMALIAELVGYALLSNPLEYNWLMIGIDIAHVRPGGGYDRDAADILAKVKAVPGMPGVDEVMIPGEPERRLRAERRKAGVPVADGVWDGIAKAAEGVGIHADAYLT is encoded by the coding sequence ATGCCCATTGTTGCCGCCGACCGTTTGCGACACCTGGCCGAGGACACGCTGCGCGCCGCCGGCGCCAGCCACGCGGTCGCCGTGACGGTCGCCACCCATTTGGTCGAGTGCAACATGCGCGGCGTCGACTCCCATGGCGTCAACCGCATTCCGTCTTACCTCGAACTCATCGCATCGGGCTTTATCGATGCCCATGCCGAGCCCGTGCTGCACGGCCAGGAGGGCAACGTGTTGCGCGTCAACGGCGCCGGCGGTTTCGGTATCGCCGCCATGGAGCTGGCGGCCGAGCAATTGCCGGCCACCGTGAGCGGATCGGGCATCGCGGCGGCGGCCATTACCAATTGCGGTCACACCGGCCGCATCGGCGCCTATGCCGACTCGCTCGCCGAGCACGGCATGGTGGCGATCATCCTGGGCGGCGGCGGCCATCAGGAATGGCCGGCGGTTGCACCGTTCGGCGGCGCCCGGGGCCTGCTCGGCACCAACCCCTACGCCTTCGCCATGCCGGGCGGCCAGCACGGCAACGTCGTCGTCGATTTCGCGACCTCGGCAACCGCGCAGGGCAAGCTGGCGGTGGCGCGTGCCGAGGGAAAGGCGGCGCCGCCCGGCCACATTCTCGACCGCGACGGCCAGCCAACTTCCGATGTCGATGCGTTCTATGCCGGCGGCGCCATCCTGCCGGCCGCTGGGCCGAAGGGCTATGGCATGGCGTTGATCGCCGAACTCGTCGGCTATGCGCTGCTGTCAAACCCGCTGGAATACAACTGGCTGATGATCGGTATCGACATCGCCCATGTCCGACCGGGCGGCGGGTACGACCGCGACGCCGCCGACATCCTTGCCAAGGTCAAAGCCGTGCCCGGCATGCCGGGCGTCGACGAGGTCATGATCCCGGGCGAGCCGGAACGCCGGCTGAGAGCCGAACGCCGCAAGGCCGGCGTGCCGGTCGCCGACGGCGTGTGGGACGGCATCGCCAAGGCGGCAGAGGGTGTTGGCATTCACGCAGACGCCTATCTCACCTAA
- a CDS encoding acetolactate synthase large subunit, with product MNGAESLVRTLVEGDVDVCFTNPGTSEMHFCAALDKVDGMRCILGLFEGVVTGAADGYGRMLDKPAATLLHTGPGLGNGLANLHNAKKANTPIVNIVGEHATYHIEHDAPLTADIEGIAWPVSHWVKTSSDAPSVAVDGAQAIAEASAAPGRIATLILPADTAWNEASGTAPVPAVLPPEPVDEGAIRDCLDILRSGDPVLILLGGKALRADALAMASRIAQKTGAELRTEFGAARCERGAGRVAVERMPYIVDQALAVTGNFRHVILVGTKVPVAFFAYPGKPSFLIPETCQPHTLASVDQDIAGALAWLADELDAGDLEPILSEADRPALMEGDLNLESLGAAIGNLLPEGCIVSDEAITSGRHLHPLTRGAPQHDWLFGTGGSIGRGLPEATGAAIACPDRKVLSLVGDGSAMYTIQALWTQAREKCDVTTVILNNGGYAILHGELLNVGANPGPKAHDMFDLDRPDLDWVAMATSMGVEGVRAETAEQFNRALAAALSNDGPNLIDAVLPGAG from the coding sequence ATGAACGGAGCCGAAAGCCTGGTGCGCACGCTGGTCGAGGGTGATGTCGACGTCTGCTTCACCAATCCCGGTACGTCGGAGATGCACTTCTGCGCCGCGCTCGACAAGGTTGACGGCATGCGCTGTATCCTCGGCCTGTTCGAAGGCGTGGTGACCGGTGCGGCCGACGGCTATGGCCGCATGCTGGACAAGCCGGCGGCGACCTTGCTGCACACGGGACCCGGTCTGGGCAATGGTCTCGCCAACCTACACAACGCGAAAAAGGCGAACACGCCGATCGTCAACATCGTCGGCGAGCACGCGACCTATCACATCGAACACGACGCGCCGCTGACCGCCGATATCGAAGGCATCGCCTGGCCGGTGTCGCATTGGGTCAAGACCTCGTCCGACGCGCCGTCGGTCGCGGTCGATGGTGCCCAGGCGATCGCCGAGGCCTCCGCCGCCCCGGGCCGCATCGCCACGCTGATCCTGCCCGCTGACACCGCATGGAACGAGGCATCCGGTACCGCGCCCGTGCCGGCGGTGCTGCCGCCCGAACCGGTCGACGAAGGCGCCATCCGAGACTGCCTGGACATCCTGCGTTCCGGCGACCCGGTGCTGATCCTGTTGGGCGGTAAGGCGCTGCGCGCCGACGCGCTTGCGATGGCCAGCCGCATCGCCCAGAAGACCGGCGCCGAATTGCGTACGGAGTTCGGTGCCGCGCGCTGCGAGCGCGGCGCCGGGCGCGTTGCGGTCGAGCGCATGCCCTATATCGTTGATCAGGCGCTGGCGGTGACCGGCAACTTCCGCCATGTCATCCTTGTCGGCACCAAGGTGCCGGTCGCGTTCTTCGCCTATCCGGGCAAGCCCAGTTTTTTGATTCCCGAGACCTGCCAGCCCCACACGCTGGCGTCGGTCGACCAGGATATCGCCGGCGCGCTCGCCTGGCTCGCCGACGAGCTGGACGCGGGCGACTTGGAACCGATCCTCAGCGAGGCCGATCGGCCGGCCTTGATGGAAGGCGACCTGAACCTTGAATCCCTGGGCGCGGCGATCGGCAACCTGCTGCCGGAAGGCTGCATTGTCTCCGACGAGGCGATCACCTCGGGTCGCCACCTGCATCCGCTCACCCGCGGCGCGCCACAACACGACTGGCTGTTCGGCACCGGCGGTTCGATTGGGCGCGGCCTGCCCGAGGCGACCGGCGCAGCGATCGCCTGCCCCGACCGCAAGGTGCTGTCGCTGGTCGGCGACGGCAGCGCCATGTACACGATCCAGGCGCTGTGGACCCAGGCGCGCGAAAAGTGCGACGTCACCACCGTCATCCTGAACAACGGCGGCTACGCCATCCTGCATGGCGAGCTCTTAAACGTTGGCGCGAATCCCGGCCCCAAGGCCCATGACATGTTCGATCTGGACCGCCCGGATCTCGATTGGGTCGCCATGGCGACCAGCATGGGTGTCGAAGGCGTGCGCGCCGAGACCGCCGAACAGTTCAACCGCGCGCTCGCCGCCGCGCTGTCGAACGACGGGCCCAACCTGATCGACGCGGTGCTGCCGGGCGCGGGCTGA
- a CDS encoding PLP-dependent aminotransferase family protein: MAKSVPADPVLPLAFDRSLPEPLHRQLYDQLCALILAGRLSPGVRLPSTRALAADHGVSRNTVVSAYDQLLAEGYVTGTVGSGTYVSTILPDELLSARATEPAGQAATPGEPSARGARLLAMAPGRDRRHQAFLAGVPDLEHFPFDQWARLLSLAWRRPDRTLLVGGDAGGYAPLRRAIAGYLWTARAVRCAPEQVIIVAGVQQGIRLTADALLDHGDQVWIEDPSYPGVRGALAGAGAATIAVTIDDQGIDVAAGERLAPGARLVCVTPSHHYPLGTTMSLGRRLELLDWAERNDAWILEDDYDSEFRYAGRPLASLQGLDRAGRVIYAGSFSKVMFPSLRLGYLVVPPGLVEVVRRVRAAVDDHPPSIAQPALARFIDDGLFAAHVRRMRRLYAARQECLLAAAKRQWSGLLEVQPDDAGMHLVAWLSNPVRRRMSDREAAALAFEHNVTTQPLSGFASRADLRHGLALGYAAIPEDEIEAGAARLAEALSG, from the coding sequence ATGGCCAAGTCAGTCCCCGCCGATCCCGTCCTTCCGCTTGCCTTCGACCGGAGCCTCCCGGAACCACTGCACCGGCAACTCTATGACCAGCTGTGCGCGCTGATTCTGGCCGGGCGCCTGTCGCCGGGTGTGCGCCTGCCGTCGACGCGCGCGCTGGCGGCCGATCACGGCGTGTCGCGCAACACCGTGGTCAGCGCCTACGACCAGTTGCTGGCCGAAGGCTACGTGACGGGCACGGTGGGCTCGGGCACCTACGTGTCGACGATTCTGCCCGACGAACTTTTGTCGGCGCGTGCGACGGAACCGGCCGGGCAGGCAGCCACGCCGGGCGAACCGTCGGCGCGTGGCGCGCGGCTGCTGGCGATGGCGCCGGGCCGCGACCGGCGTCATCAGGCGTTCCTGGCCGGGGTGCCCGATCTCGAGCACTTTCCCTTCGATCAGTGGGCCAGGCTCTTGAGCCTGGCGTGGCGGCGGCCCGACCGCACGTTACTGGTCGGCGGCGACGCCGGCGGTTACGCGCCGCTGCGCCGCGCCATCGCCGGCTATCTGTGGACCGCGCGCGCCGTGCGCTGCGCGCCCGAGCAGGTCATCATCGTGGCGGGCGTCCAACAGGGCATCCGCCTGACCGCGGACGCGCTGCTTGACCACGGCGATCAGGTTTGGATCGAAGACCCCAGCTATCCCGGCGTTCGCGGCGCGTTGGCCGGCGCTGGCGCAGCGACGATCGCCGTGACGATCGACGATCAGGGCATCGATGTCGCCGCCGGCGAACGGTTGGCGCCTGGCGCCCGCCTCGTCTGCGTGACGCCGTCGCATCACTATCCGTTGGGCACGACCATGTCGCTGGGCCGCCGGCTGGAACTGCTGGACTGGGCGGAACGCAATGACGCCTGGATTCTGGAAGACGATTATGACAGCGAGTTCCGCTATGCCGGACGCCCGCTCGCCTCGCTGCAGGGCCTCGACCGCGCCGGCCGGGTCATCTATGCCGGCAGCTTTTCTAAGGTGATGTTTCCCTCACTGCGTCTGGGCTACCTCGTGGTGCCGCCGGGCCTGGTCGAGGTCGTACGACGGGTGCGCGCGGCGGTCGACGACCATCCGCCGTCGATTGCCCAGCCGGCGCTGGCGCGGTTCATCGACGACGGCCTGTTCGCGGCGCATGTCCGGCGCATGCGCCGGCTCTACGCGGCGCGCCAGGAATGCCTGCTGGCCGCCGCCAAGCGCCAATGGTCAGGCCTGTTGGAGGTACAGCCGGATGATGCCGGCATGCATCTCGTCGCCTGGCTTAGCAACCCCGTGCGCCGGCGCATGAGCGACCGCGAGGCCGCTGCTCTCGCCTTCGAGCACAACGTCACGACCCAGCCGCTCTCCGGCTTTGCGTCGCGCGCCGATCTGCGCCACGGCCTGGCGCTCGGTTATGCGGCCATACCTGAAGACGAGATTGAAGCCGGCGCGGCTCGACTGGCCGAAGCGTTGTCTGGTTAG
- a CDS encoding carbonic anhydrase family protein, translating into MLTRRHVCCGLPAAAAAPALVQSSDAAAREPVAADATASLTPADVLAELKAGNQRFVDGDVRKCDPMNRIIATSEGQNPTASVIGCIDSRVPHEQVFDQRIGEIFSARVAGNFVNVDMTGSLEFATAVAGAKLIVVLGHNNCGAVKGAIDGVQLGNLTATLTNIMPAVAELDPDFSGSSTDDVLVQDVAVANVKLNVAKLLRDSEVIRGLVESGDVMVVGAMYDISTGVVTFM; encoded by the coding sequence ATGTTGACCCGTCGACACGTCTGTTGCGGTCTGCCAGCTGCCGCGGCCGCGCCTGCCCTTGTTCAGTCGTCTGATGCGGCGGCGCGCGAACCTGTTGCCGCTGACGCTACGGCATCGCTGACGCCGGCCGATGTTCTGGCCGAGCTCAAGGCCGGCAATCAGCGGTTCGTCGACGGCGACGTTCGAAAATGCGACCCGATGAACCGGATCATCGCGACATCGGAGGGCCAAAACCCGACGGCCTCGGTCATCGGCTGCATCGATTCACGGGTGCCGCACGAACAGGTTTTTGACCAGCGTATCGGCGAGATCTTCAGCGCGCGTGTCGCGGGCAATTTCGTCAATGTCGACATGACCGGCAGCCTGGAATTCGCCACGGCGGTGGCCGGCGCCAAACTCATCGTCGTGCTTGGCCATAACAACTGTGGCGCGGTGAAGGGCGCCATCGACGGCGTTCAGCTCGGCAATCTTACCGCCACCTTGACCAACATCATGCCGGCGGTCGCCGAGTTGGACCCCGACTTCAGCGGCAGCTCGACCGATGACGTGCTTGTTCAGGACGTGGCAGTCGCCAACGTCAAACTGAACGTCGCGAAGTTGCTGCGCGACAGCGAGGTAATCCGTGGCCTTGTGGAGAGTGGCGATGTGATGGTCGTCGGTGCCATGTATGACATCTCGACCGGCGTCGTTACGTTCATGTAG